The following proteins are co-located in the Castanea sativa cultivar Marrone di Chiusa Pesio chromosome 8, ASM4071231v1 genome:
- the LOC142606939 gene encoding dnaJ protein homolog produces MFGRAPKKSDNTRYYEILGVSKSASQDDLKKAYKKAAIKNHPDKGGDPEKFKELAQAYEVLSDPEKREIYDQYGEDALKEGMGGGGSGHDPFDIFSSFFGGSPFGGGGSSRGRRQRRGEDVVHPLKVTLEDLYLGTAKKLSLSRNVTCSKCNGKGSKSGASMKCAGCQGTGMKVSIRHLGPSMIQQMQHACNECKGTGETISDKDRCPQCKGEKVVQEKKVLEVIVEKGMQNGQKITFPGEADEAPDTVTGDIVFVLQQKEHPKFKRKGDDLFVEHTLSLTEALCGFQFVLTHLDSRQLLIKTNPGEVVKPDSFKAINDEGMPMYQRPFMKGKLYIHFTVEFPDSLSPEQVAALEAVLPPKSSTQLTDMELDECEETTLHDVNIEDEMRRKQHAQAEAYDEDEDMHGGAQRVQCAQQ; encoded by the exons ACTCGGTACTACGAGATATTGGGAGTGTCGAAGAGCGCTTCCCAAGACGATCTCAAAAAGGCTTACAAGAAAGCCGCCATCAAGAACCATCCTGACAAGGGTGGCGATCCTGAGAAG TTCAAAGAGCTTGCCCAGGCGTATGAGGTACTGAGTGACCCTGAGAAACGTGAGATCTATGACCAATATGGTGAAGATGCGCTTAAGGAGGGAATGGGCGGTGGCGGCAGTGGCCATGACCCATTTGATATCTTCTCGTCTTTCTTTGGTGGGAGTCCATTTGGAG GTGGTGGTAGCAGCAGAGGACGAAGGCAGCGACGGGGAGAAGATGTGGTCCACCCATTGAAGGTTACTTTGGAAGACCTTTACCTTGGAACAGCTAAGAAGCTTTCACTTTCTCGAAATGTGACCTGTTCAAAGTGCAATGG CAAAGGGTCAAAGTCAGGAGCTTCAATGAAGTGTGCTGGCTGTCAAGGAACGGGTATGAAGGTCTCAATTAGGCACCTTGGCCCCTCTATGATTCAGCAAATGCAGCATGCTTGCAATGAGTGCAAGGGTACTGGAGAGACTATCAGTGATAAAGACCGCTGCCCACAATGCAAAGGGGAGAAGGTTGTACAGGAAAAGAAGGTGTTGGAAGTCATTGTGGAGAAGGGCATGCAGAATGGGCAGAAGATTACATTCCCTGGTGAAGCAGATGAAGCG CCTGACACTGTCACTGGGGATATAGTCTTTGTCCTTCAACAAAAGGAACATCCAAAGTTCAAGAGAAAGGGTGATGACCTTTTTGTGGAGCACACCTTATCCCTTACTGAAGCTCTTTGCGGCTTCCAGTTTGTATTGACCCACTTGGATAGCAGACAGCTTCTTATTAAAACAAACCCTGGGGAAGTTGTCAAGCCTG ACTCATTCAAGGCAATAAATGATGAAGGGATGCCAATGTACCAGAGGCCATTCATGAAAGGGAAGCTGTACATTCATTTCACTGTGGAATTCCCTGATTCTCTGAGCCCTGAGCAGGTTGCTGCACTGGAAGCTGTTTTGCCACCAAAATCGTCGACCCAGCTGACAGACATGGAGTTGGATGAGTGTGAGGAGACCACACTACATGATGTTAACATTGAAGATGAGATGAGGAGGAAGCAGCATGCCCAGGCTGAGGCATACGACGAAGATGAAGATATGCACGGTGGCGCACAGAGAGTGCAATGTGCACAGCAGTGA
- the LOC142606940 gene encoding putative receptor-like protein kinase At1g49730 produces MGMDRLIRRVLALLHRSSHGPISFVRHFSYKDIKKGTDGFQRIMYSNSHGTAYKAKLQDGGVALVKEVGAFDQEKDVFYREVQLLSRLHHRHLLPLRGFCTGHKTKRLLVFDNIENGSLKEHLSDPLKTPLNWRTRLQIAIGVASALEYLLLFADPPMYHVSISSSNIMLDDQFTAKVADVGLFTSVGNHITVPHASCSEECMVQEHGNIILQLGVLILELITGQCSEKGGADLIQWIQESRFASSMHKMIDPDLGNNYDSRELKNLLSVAKLCIKSGDKPKFSIPQIIHYLQKKVDIPCD; encoded by the exons ATGGGCATGGACCGTTTGATCCGCAGAGTCCTTGCATTGCTTCACAGATCTAGTCATG GCCCAATATCATTTGTGAGGCACTTTTCATACAAGGATATAAAGAAGGGGACAGATGGTTTTCAGAGGATCATGTATAGCAATTCTCATGGAACTGCTTATAAGGCCAAACTCCAAGATGGTGGTGTTGCTTTGGTGAAAGAAGTAGGAGCTTTTGATCAAGAAAAAGATGTCTTCTACAGAGAAGTGCAACTCCTGAGCCGCTTGCATCACCGTCACCTTCTTCCACTCAGAGGGTTTTGCACAGGACATAAGACTAAGAG GCTGCTAGTTTTCGACAACATAGAAAATGGAAGCTTGAAGGAGCATCTTAGTG ATCCTCTTAAGACTCCCTTGAATTGGAGGACAAGACTACAAATAGCCATTGGTGTTGCCTCTGCATTG GAATATTTGCTTCTGTTCGCTGACCCCCCGATGTATCATGTCTCCATCAGCTCAAGTAATATCATGTTAGATGATCAATTTACAGCAAAA GTAGCTGATGTTGGCCTTTTTACTTCTGTTGGAAATCACATTACAGTTCCTCATGCCTCATGTTCAGAAG AATGTATGGTTCAGGAACACGGTAACATTATACTCCAGCTAGGGGTGCTGATTCTGGAGCTTATTACTGGTCAGTGTTCAGAGAAGGGAGGTGCTGATCTAATCCAATGGATTCAAGAATCTCGCTTTGCTAGTTCCATGCATAAGATGATAGACCCCGATCTTGGAAATAATTATGATTCCAGGGAGCTCAAAAATCTTCTATCTGTagcaaaattatgtattaaatctGGAGATAAGCCAAAATTTTCTATTCCACAGATAATTCATTATCTCCAGAAAAAGGTAGATATTCCATGTGACTAG